Proteins encoded by one window of Gemmatimonadota bacterium:
- a CDS encoding FecR domain-containing protein produces MSYPQAHHCSARGESGVRGTILSLLRGDAVHNSIPDKSENIDELLVALISGDVLTAQQSMVLEAWQAASVDNRVRLEQMRATWNLLGQRSLALPEFRAIDVMAPPPRRSASVIGRIGDWRRPAWVAAGLAAALLVFAINRSTRPTERESVQHYAAVDGQASDIRLDDGTVVHLAPGSRLDVTHGSGGRDVRLTGQAFFAVTHQAGRPFRVHTSSGDIKVLGTRFNVNSDNARTDLVVVDGRVELSTGAHRVQVVGGEISRAEHGDVAPAVAVPDVYSRLGWMSSTMLFNATPLPRVADEIAHRFGVRVQVDSSLDEHTVTAVFNNRPLPDVLDVVCRIIDAKCSIASDSEIVRISAYTAPM; encoded by the coding sequence GTGTCTTACCCCCAAGCACATCACTGCTCTGCGCGTGGAGAGAGCGGTGTTCGCGGGACGATTCTCTCTCTGTTGCGGGGTGACGCAGTGCACAATTCCATTCCTGACAAATCAGAGAATATCGATGAGCTTCTCGTCGCGCTGATCAGCGGCGATGTACTTACAGCGCAGCAATCCATGGTGCTCGAAGCCTGGCAGGCTGCGTCGGTGGACAACCGTGTACGGCTGGAACAGATGCGTGCCACGTGGAACTTGCTGGGCCAGCGCTCGCTTGCCTTGCCGGAGTTCCGAGCGATCGATGTCATGGCGCCTCCCCCGCGACGGAGTGCGTCGGTAATAGGGCGGATCGGTGATTGGCGGCGACCTGCCTGGGTTGCTGCCGGCCTCGCGGCCGCATTACTCGTTTTTGCAATCAACCGCTCGACTCGGCCTACCGAGCGTGAAAGCGTGCAGCATTACGCGGCGGTGGACGGGCAAGCTTCGGATATTCGCCTGGATGACGGCACGGTAGTGCATTTGGCGCCGGGCAGCAGGCTCGACGTGACCCATGGTTCTGGTGGTCGCGACGTGCGCCTGACGGGCCAGGCGTTCTTTGCTGTTACCCATCAAGCGGGTCGCCCGTTCCGTGTGCACACATCATCGGGCGATATCAAGGTTCTCGGGACGCGATTCAACGTGAACTCCGACAACGCGCGCACGGACCTGGTTGTGGTGGATGGGCGCGTGGAGCTCTCGACTGGAGCACATCGAGTGCAGGTAGTGGGCGGGGAAATCAGTCGCGCGGAGCATGGCGACGTTGCGCCTGCCGTTGCGGTTCCGGATGTGTATTCGCGGCTCGGGTGGATGAGCAGCACCATGCTATTCAATGCGACCCCGCTTCCCAGAGTCGCAGACGAGATAGCACATCGATTCGGAGTCCGCGTGCAGGTCGATTCATCGCTCGACGAGCATACGGTAACAGCCGTGTTCAACAATCGGCCACTTCCCGACGTGCTCGATGTTGTGTGCCGGATCATCGATGCCAAGTGCAGTATTGCGTCCGACAGCGAGATCGTACGTATCTCGGCGTATACGGCCCCTATGTAG
- a CDS encoding sigma-70 family RNA polymerase sigma factor: MSESVPPAGTRTDAIDEAEWLRRLGDDDHDVLNHIARKHWSALVGFAYDLLGSVDNAEDVAQEALIRLWNHRHNIGQPGALRAYLMQSVRRLSLNEFRDRKLHARPDVLERVRAAHTEPSMPDTNLHEQDLSAAIETALRKLPARRREALVLVRYHGLSYREAAEVMGVSAQTLANHVSTALKELRVSLAAHTGPD; the protein is encoded by the coding sequence TTGTCAGAATCAGTGCCGCCAGCGGGAACCCGCACAGATGCCATCGATGAAGCGGAATGGCTTCGGCGACTTGGTGACGACGACCACGATGTGCTCAACCACATCGCGCGCAAGCACTGGTCGGCGCTCGTGGGATTTGCGTACGATTTGCTTGGCTCTGTCGACAACGCGGAGGATGTTGCACAGGAAGCGTTGATCCGTCTGTGGAATCACCGCCACAACATCGGACAGCCCGGAGCGCTGCGCGCATATCTCATGCAGTCGGTTCGCAGACTTTCGCTGAATGAATTCCGGGATCGGAAGCTGCACGCCCGGCCGGATGTGCTGGAACGCGTGCGGGCTGCTCACACGGAGCCGTCGATGCCGGACACCAATCTCCACGAACAGGATCTCTCCGCCGCGATCGAGACTGCCCTGCGCAAGCTCCCTGCCCGGCGGCGCGAAGCACTCGTGCTGGTCCGATACCACGGACTCAGCTATCGGGAGGCCGCGGAGGTCATGGGAGTCTCGGCGCAGACCCTCGCGAACCACGTGTCCACCGCACTTAAGGAGCTGCGAGTATCGCTGGCGGCGCACACGGGCCCCGACTAG